A section of the Myxococcus virescens genome encodes:
- a CDS encoding peptidoglycan-binding protein, whose protein sequence is MPRTYTAQAGDCVSSIAHAHNLSPQRVWEAPENESLRRERTSPHVLKPGDTVTLPDKEIRQVPCATGRTHTFRLKGIPERFRLRLHEDGAPRTKVPYRLVIGDVTHEGETNAQGLIECGIPPGAREATLEVGGEEYTLSLGTLQPVSTEEGLRARLVNLGFLEDESSEEDALAEAVARFQAEYGLMPSGTVDEQTLHKLREAHGA, encoded by the coding sequence ATGCCTCGAACGTACACAGCACAAGCGGGCGACTGCGTCTCCAGCATTGCCCACGCGCACAACCTGAGTCCGCAGCGCGTCTGGGAAGCGCCCGAGAACGAGTCCCTGCGACGGGAGCGGACGAGCCCCCATGTGCTCAAGCCCGGCGACACGGTGACGCTCCCGGACAAGGAAATCCGGCAGGTCCCCTGCGCGACGGGAAGGACGCACACGTTCAGGCTCAAGGGCATCCCGGAACGCTTCCGCCTGCGACTGCATGAGGACGGTGCGCCTCGGACGAAGGTGCCCTACCGGCTCGTCATCGGGGACGTCACCCACGAAGGAGAGACGAACGCGCAGGGCCTCATCGAGTGCGGGATTCCTCCCGGTGCCCGAGAGGCGACGCTGGAGGTCGGCGGCGAGGAGTACACGCTGTCCCTGGGGACGCTCCAGCCCGTGTCCACGGAGGAGGGGCTGCGAGCGCGACTGGTGAACCTGGGCTTCCTCGAGGACGAGTCCAGCGAGGAGGACGCGCTCGCCGAGGCGGTCGCGAGGTTCCAGGCCGAGTACGGGCTGATGCCCTCCGGCACGGTGGATGAGCAGACCCTACACAAGCTGCGGGAGGCGCACGGTGCCTGA
- a CDS encoding flagellar hook-length control protein FliK → MPETTPPAPGPKRRRLGHVARGGEINTLNIRFPGRYYAFVTEREGADDDPLYLRLECVERDWMDRVWNELEKQFDPGDFLRFFNAVINGRRFEDFYDALTLEQLNLFYVVYYWFLRRVIDDGNDSAPVSVFEFELAPGDPLRDDLYETDWFHLELQATPGSTRPDGLFVRAGNVRRAGVHTVRGFTPDTDSPPAERWLRSFLRVEDRSDGGLTQGALKALHFPLPAPPPPPPPSRPGGPGGSGGSGPIPEPPIKNPFAIPSAPLPIPVSARVATPALARWMRAAARQLSQQVRAFTEEVADFFDDWMPPPGGPVLAFAGAAGPALTSRAVPRERSRPGAPPPTAHAYVGDGAPNPMDASDPNGLFAPFVGLFNVGQGACSVLYDNQGRAIVYYDFGSPANGQQGTFPIIPLGHCVGPCMCNGPLIILSHWDMDHCDLGRYYPESFRCRWLAPQQHMGTVVCRDTVARVVHDGGEFYIWAASGRPGTAASPRGTPSSWNRPGGSHMRFPWGFVERNYREGAQNPLASGSDPRNNSGLALYVCVRDAPGGAAAVAAGPVATDANNLGGNGRGLVTIGGGAPPGWVAAAFAGPNLPGIGGGLAAFLAAMGPAGGNPNPAAILARRQSAAATAAVGPGGPGAGLTARQRLVIATLAVAHPALAAATAVALGRAAEVAADAVAVAGGTLPQMAAAAGAAVIVASGAPGTAVATFTAMGTAAAGGAPLMPGSAGALALAHVQGAIVGAPAASPVTTAANTASGIVPQGGEAVRAAVEAVVRTHAPAPLPGLSLEGAVARAAGVSNPAAVCKALAPPLPPTLQGEAPFHANERFVLLTGDVNYQYIPAQRRPFAAPGGGAPGGAVPLPYAPTAHPPVVVGLTATHHGSNKVGANDLNPDRIPWAPNTLPTRAAAVAHAASALPNPNIRRAATAAAAAAALPLPLPANLANLAAAAERAAYAASAGAFTPLVVARAAAAAVVLENAVPNTPQAQFDHLGAVSAGPPPAVPALVGATAVAWGLVTAALGGGGGGAAAVPGLGPVVAVPGGPQVVRAATEAVLMARGLPNAHRTASARRAVEQAHVAARPGAPQPVLQAVAAAVAVRRSIAQGGTISVPTATAIVQASRLSITTGAGGTVAALTGAGIANLPAVTHPYFATAVAAIPNPPLAAVQAALGLPRSVPIDPANAPFAVANAFAPSPVLPEIILDALLSRGQSLPKFPLALVEIAAALAAIGPGASLSEVAAVVEAARAAQNGQAAGAPPAAGHAHAAADRIGYSYGVAIQTGGAAAAPPFAHRYLSQGVGHPAHLAIDKYQRRGWAVRRNTSMHADQSTQPDDSPRGHHALGWELAPLYEGPLRPASPVTGTLSRTCHGCKEVAATRANAAVGVGTAPATAVATAIGVVPAAAAATAPAAGPVNAAQLGLQGVPAARAARRSLEPAIAARAAVPFARAAVAGVAAAHATSACIIVSQAVLAARWPAATARGAVVRGGPLSPAAAMLVGVPASAAEAVTAAYTTVLAAPLALPPTDLAAVVAAVAVSLGEPPLAAVAATVALPFLGGTGAAAHSAALATAAGVGIDDFAAAIVGGAHACALGANLPAPVAARVAAISAMAGGAPTPTALDAVANAISAGPPVAAHHALLMGTAGTTLPAIAAVVAAAAGMAHAGVTPPAAADASTCHAAAAATVPGITQAAVNACAATLAGGAIHPNPAAVAGLVAASTPTAAAAVSVASAVLTATGAAPPALGDAAVCYASAAAAVTAAMGGAAAAAEAAAAALTGVFVPAVGNTAVTAATAANSSEEAAAAVAAAAALVTADALTLPTAAQSAACYAAAAAAAGVPALAANAAAGTLALAGVTAATDANTALVAGAAPLACATVAAAMVVTQLAVGGTANHRAVAAAASASAIGVPVGPVDQAAQSLSVGMAHPISVAIAESASMRASGASEEAAAAMATVRVLEPRSAPLAAVAAASAGVPAADAAATAAIRLFNV, encoded by the coding sequence GTGCCTGAGACCACGCCCCCTGCTCCAGGGCCCAAGCGCCGCCGTCTGGGCCACGTCGCACGCGGCGGAGAAATCAACACGCTCAACATCCGGTTTCCCGGCCGCTACTACGCGTTCGTCACGGAGCGGGAAGGCGCGGACGACGACCCGCTCTACCTGCGGCTGGAGTGCGTCGAGCGCGACTGGATGGACCGGGTCTGGAACGAACTGGAGAAGCAGTTCGACCCGGGCGACTTCCTCCGCTTCTTCAATGCCGTCATCAACGGCCGGCGCTTCGAGGACTTCTACGATGCGCTGACGCTGGAGCAACTCAACCTCTTCTACGTCGTCTATTACTGGTTCCTGCGGCGGGTCATCGACGACGGCAATGACTCCGCCCCGGTGTCCGTCTTCGAGTTCGAGCTCGCGCCCGGGGACCCGCTGCGCGATGACCTCTACGAGACGGACTGGTTCCACCTGGAGTTGCAGGCGACGCCGGGCAGCACCCGCCCGGACGGGCTCTTCGTGCGGGCGGGCAACGTGCGGCGCGCGGGCGTGCACACGGTGCGGGGCTTCACCCCGGACACGGACTCGCCGCCCGCGGAGCGCTGGCTGCGGAGCTTCCTGCGGGTGGAGGATCGCTCGGATGGCGGGCTGACGCAGGGCGCGCTCAAGGCGCTCCACTTCCCGCTGCCGGCGCCGCCACCACCACCGCCGCCGTCTCGTCCAGGAGGTCCTGGCGGCTCCGGAGGCTCGGGCCCGATTCCCGAGCCGCCCATCAAGAACCCCTTCGCCATTCCTTCCGCGCCCCTCCCCATCCCGGTGTCGGCCCGGGTCGCCACCCCGGCGCTGGCGCGGTGGATGCGCGCCGCGGCCCGCCAGCTCTCCCAACAGGTGCGCGCCTTCACCGAGGAGGTCGCGGACTTCTTCGATGACTGGATGCCGCCTCCCGGAGGGCCCGTGCTCGCATTCGCCGGAGCCGCCGGCCCTGCGCTGACTTCACGAGCGGTGCCCAGGGAAAGGTCGCGGCCAGGTGCCCCACCGCCCACGGCCCACGCCTACGTAGGTGATGGCGCGCCCAATCCGATGGATGCGTCCGACCCGAACGGCTTGTTCGCCCCCTTCGTGGGGCTGTTCAACGTGGGCCAGGGCGCGTGCTCGGTGCTGTACGACAACCAGGGGCGCGCCATCGTCTATTACGACTTCGGCAGCCCGGCGAACGGCCAGCAGGGGACCTTCCCCATCATTCCACTGGGGCACTGTGTGGGCCCCTGCATGTGCAACGGCCCGCTCATCATCCTGTCCCACTGGGACATGGACCACTGTGATTTGGGGCGCTACTACCCGGAGTCCTTCCGCTGCCGGTGGCTCGCGCCGCAGCAGCACATGGGCACCGTCGTGTGCCGCGACACGGTCGCGCGTGTCGTCCACGACGGTGGCGAGTTCTACATCTGGGCGGCGTCGGGGCGGCCAGGAACCGCCGCGAGTCCGCGCGGCACGCCGAGTTCCTGGAACCGCCCAGGTGGCAGTCACATGCGGTTTCCCTGGGGCTTCGTCGAACGCAACTACCGTGAAGGCGCGCAGAACCCGCTCGCCAGTGGCTCGGACCCGCGCAACAACTCCGGGCTGGCGCTGTATGTCTGCGTGCGCGACGCGCCCGGTGGTGCGGCGGCTGTCGCCGCGGGCCCCGTGGCCACCGACGCCAACAACCTGGGGGGCAATGGGCGAGGTCTGGTCACCATCGGCGGAGGCGCCCCTCCAGGATGGGTGGCGGCCGCGTTCGCGGGGCCCAACCTTCCTGGCATTGGAGGCGGCCTGGCCGCATTCCTCGCGGCGATGGGGCCGGCCGGTGGCAACCCCAATCCCGCGGCGATCCTCGCCCGGCGACAGTCGGCCGCCGCCACCGCGGCGGTGGGCCCGGGTGGTCCAGGCGCCGGTCTCACCGCGAGACAGCGGCTGGTCATCGCGACGCTGGCCGTGGCGCACCCCGCGCTCGCTGCCGCCACGGCGGTGGCGCTGGGCCGGGCCGCGGAAGTCGCCGCGGACGCCGTGGCGGTCGCGGGCGGAACCCTGCCCCAGATGGCGGCGGCGGCGGGCGCGGCCGTCATCGTGGCGAGCGGCGCGCCGGGCACGGCGGTCGCCACCTTCACGGCCATGGGGACAGCGGCGGCGGGCGGCGCGCCGCTGATGCCCGGGAGCGCCGGGGCCCTGGCGTTGGCCCATGTGCAAGGAGCCATCGTCGGTGCACCTGCCGCCTCCCCCGTCACGACGGCGGCGAATACGGCATCCGGCATCGTGCCACAGGGCGGCGAGGCGGTGCGGGCCGCGGTGGAGGCCGTGGTACGCACCCACGCCCCCGCGCCGCTCCCCGGCCTGTCGCTGGAAGGCGCGGTGGCCCGCGCCGCTGGCGTCAGCAACCCGGCCGCGGTCTGTAAGGCCCTCGCGCCCCCGCTGCCACCGACGCTCCAGGGAGAGGCGCCCTTCCACGCCAACGAGCGGTTCGTGCTCCTCACGGGCGACGTCAACTACCAATACATCCCCGCGCAGCGGCGCCCCTTCGCCGCACCCGGCGGCGGAGCTCCCGGAGGCGCGGTGCCGCTTCCCTACGCCCCCACGGCCCACCCGCCCGTCGTCGTGGGCCTCACCGCGACCCACCACGGCTCCAACAAGGTGGGGGCGAACGACCTGAATCCCGACAGGATTCCATGGGCCCCCAACACGCTGCCCACCCGTGCGGCCGCGGTCGCGCACGCGGCGTCAGCGCTTCCCAATCCCAACATCCGCCGGGCCGCGACGGCCGCGGCGGCCGCAGCGGCGCTCCCACTCCCATTGCCCGCGAACCTGGCGAACCTGGCCGCCGCGGCGGAACGCGCCGCCTATGCCGCCTCCGCGGGGGCCTTCACCCCGCTCGTGGTGGCCCGTGCAGCGGCCGCGGCGGTGGTCCTGGAGAACGCCGTCCCGAACACGCCACAAGCGCAGTTCGACCATTTGGGAGCCGTGTCCGCGGGCCCCCCGCCCGCTGTGCCCGCGCTGGTCGGCGCAACGGCGGTGGCCTGGGGCCTGGTGACGGCCGCGTTGGGCGGTGGCGGTGGCGGTGCGGCGGCGGTGCCAGGACTGGGCCCCGTGGTGGCGGTGCCAGGAGGCCCCCAGGTGGTCAGGGCGGCCACCGAGGCCGTCCTCATGGCCAGGGGGCTCCCCAACGCCCACCGCACCGCATCAGCGCGCAGGGCGGTGGAGCAGGCGCACGTCGCCGCGAGGCCCGGAGCGCCACAACCCGTCCTGCAGGCCGTCGCCGCGGCCGTGGCCGTGCGGCGGAGCATCGCCCAAGGCGGAACCATCTCCGTCCCGACCGCCACCGCCATCGTCCAGGCCTCCCGCCTGAGCATCACCACCGGCGCCGGGGGCACCGTGGCGGCCCTCACCGGAGCGGGGATTGCCAACCTCCCCGCGGTGACCCATCCCTATTTCGCCACCGCTGTCGCCGCCATTCCCAACCCGCCGCTGGCGGCGGTCCAGGCCGCGCTGGGGCTCCCGCGGAGCGTGCCCATCGACCCGGCGAATGCCCCCTTCGCGGTGGCCAACGCCTTCGCCCCCTCGCCCGTCCTTCCCGAAATCATCCTGGATGCCCTGCTGTCTCGCGGCCAGTCGCTCCCGAAGTTTCCGCTCGCGTTGGTTGAGATTGCCGCCGCCCTCGCGGCCATCGGGCCCGGGGCCTCTCTCTCCGAAGTGGCCGCGGTCGTCGAGGCGGCGCGCGCAGCGCAAAATGGTCAGGCGGCGGGCGCACCTCCCGCCGCCGGGCACGCGCACGCGGCGGCGGACCGCATCGGCTATTCCTACGGCGTCGCCATCCAGACGGGCGGCGCGGCGGCGGCCCCTCCCTTCGCGCACCGCTATCTCTCTCAGGGCGTGGGACATCCCGCCCACCTCGCCATCGACAAGTACCAGCGCCGGGGTTGGGCGGTGCGCCGCAACACCAGCATGCACGCGGACCAGAGCACACAGCCAGACGACAGCCCTCGCGGGCACCACGCCTTGGGGTGGGAGCTGGCCCCGCTCTACGAAGGACCGCTGCGTCCGGCCTCCCCCGTCACGGGCACCCTTTCGCGGACCTGCCATGGCTGCAAGGAGGTCGCCGCGACCCGAGCCAACGCGGCCGTGGGTGTGGGAACAGCGCCAGCCACCGCCGTGGCCACCGCCATCGGCGTGGTCCCCGCCGCGGCCGCCGCCACCGCCCCCGCGGCAGGTCCCGTCAACGCCGCGCAACTGGGCCTGCAGGGCGTTCCAGCCGCGCGAGCGGCCCGCCGGAGCCTGGAGCCCGCCATCGCGGCCCGGGCCGCCGTGCCCTTCGCCAGGGCCGCGGTCGCGGGCGTCGCCGCGGCCCATGCCACGAGCGCATGCATCATCGTGAGCCAAGCGGTCCTCGCGGCCCGGTGGCCCGCCGCCACGGCGCGAGGGGCCGTCGTTCGGGGCGGGCCTCTCTCTCCGGCGGCCGCGATGCTCGTGGGCGTCCCGGCATCGGCCGCCGAAGCCGTCACGGCGGCCTACACCACGGTGCTGGCCGCCCCACTCGCCCTGCCCCCGACGGACCTCGCCGCGGTGGTGGCCGCAGTGGCCGTGAGCCTGGGAGAGCCGCCCCTCGCCGCTGTCGCCGCGACCGTGGCGCTCCCCTTCCTGGGAGGCACGGGCGCGGCGGCCCACAGCGCCGCCCTGGCGACGGCCGCCGGTGTCGGGATTGATGACTTCGCGGCGGCCATCGTCGGAGGCGCTCATGCCTGCGCGTTGGGCGCGAACCTGCCAGCGCCCGTCGCCGCCAGGGTGGCCGCCATCTCCGCCATGGCCGGAGGCGCCCCAACTCCCACGGCGCTGGATGCGGTGGCCAACGCCATCTCCGCGGGACCTCCGGTCGCGGCACACCACGCCCTCCTCATGGGCACGGCGGGAACCACGCTTCCGGCCATCGCCGCGGTCGTCGCGGCGGCGGCGGGCATGGCCCACGCGGGCGTGACTCCCCCAGCCGCGGCGGACGCGAGCACCTGTCATGCCGCCGCGGCCGCCACCGTGCCGGGCATCACCCAGGCCGCCGTGAATGCCTGCGCCGCCACGCTCGCGGGCGGCGCCATCCACCCCAACCCAGCCGCTGTCGCGGGCCTCGTGGCGGCCTCCACGCCGACCGCCGCCGCCGCCGTGTCAGTTGCATCTGCCGTGCTGACAGCCACCGGGGCGGCCCCCCCGGCGCTCGGGGACGCCGCCGTCTGCTACGCCTCGGCGGCAGCCGCCGTCACCGCTGCGATGGGAGGCGCGGCCGCCGCCGCCGAAGCCGCGGCCGCCGCCCTCACGGGCGTCTTCGTGCCCGCCGTCGGCAACACCGCGGTGACGGCCGCCACCGCCGCGAATTCCAGCGAGGAGGCAGCCGCGGCGGTGGCGGCGGCCGCCGCCCTCGTCACGGCGGATGCATTGACGCTGCCGACCGCGGCCCAATCGGCGGCCTGTTACGCGGCGGCCGCGGCGGCCGCGGGTGTTCCGGCGCTCGCGGCGAACGCGGCGGCTGGGACCCTTGCCCTGGCCGGCGTCACCGCCGCCACCGATGCCAACACGGCACTGGTCGCGGGCGCCGCCCCGCTCGCATGTGCCACCGTCGCCGCGGCCATGGTCGTCACCCAGCTCGCCGTGGGCGGTACCGCCAATCACCGCGCGGTCGCGGCCGCGGCCAGCGCTTCAGCCATCGGCGTTCCCGTGGGGCCAGTGGACCAGGCCGCCCAGAGCCTCAGCGTGGGCATGGCCCATCCCATCTCCGTGGCCATCGCCGAGTCCGCGTCGATGCGGGCTTCGGGCGCATCGGAAGAAGCCGCCGCGGCCATGGCCACCGTCCGGGTGCTCGAGCCTCGGAGCGCCCCCCTGGCCGCCGTGGCAGCAGCCAGTGCGGGCGTACCCGCCGCGGACGCCGCCGCCACGGCCGCCATCCGTCTCTTCAATGTCTGA
- a CDS encoding arylamine N-acetyltransferase family protein codes for MFDVARYLERIGVGAEQSLTRLHRAHLEAVPFENLDIHLKRPIRLDMDALFEKVVVQRRGGFCYELNGLFARLLTALGHRVTLLSAGVATAPDGSAYGPEFDHLALQVEDEQGRWLADVGFGECFTEPLRLDTHDVQVRSGRAYRLSPEGDDLILWSEKPSGWEAEYRLSLVPRQLADFEGMCRYHQTSPDSIFTQRRLCTRATPEGRITAKEGTLVLTRRGVRTEQPLPDEDALRRALVEHFGVILPPLE; via the coding sequence ATGTTCGACGTCGCGCGCTACCTGGAGCGAATCGGCGTGGGGGCGGAGCAGTCCCTCACGAGGCTGCACCGGGCCCACCTGGAGGCCGTGCCCTTCGAGAACCTGGACATCCACCTGAAGCGGCCCATCCGGCTCGACATGGACGCCCTCTTCGAGAAGGTCGTCGTCCAGCGGCGCGGCGGCTTCTGCTACGAGCTCAACGGCCTCTTCGCCCGGCTGCTGACGGCGCTGGGCCACCGGGTGACGCTGCTGTCCGCGGGCGTGGCCACGGCACCGGATGGCAGCGCCTACGGCCCCGAGTTCGACCACCTGGCCCTCCAGGTGGAGGATGAACAGGGACGCTGGTTGGCGGATGTCGGCTTCGGTGAGTGCTTCACCGAGCCCCTGCGCCTGGACACCCACGACGTCCAGGTGCGCTCCGGCCGCGCGTACCGGCTCTCACCGGAGGGCGACGACCTCATCCTCTGGAGTGAGAAGCCCTCCGGATGGGAGGCGGAGTACCGCCTCTCCCTCGTGCCCCGCCAGCTCGCGGACTTCGAGGGCATGTGCCGCTACCACCAGACCTCCCCGGACTCCATCTTCACCCAGCGGCGGCTGTGCACCCGGGCGACGCCAGAGGGGCGCATCACCGCCAAGGAGGGCACACTCGTCCTGACCCGGCGCGGGGTCCGGACGGAGCAGCCTCTCCCCGACGAAGACGCCCTGCGGCGCGCGCTCGTCGAACACTTCGGCGTCATCCTCCCGCCCCTGGAGTAG